The genomic segment TGATAGGTCAGAGGTGTAAGTATGGTAACATATTTAGCTGACTGATACTAATAGGTCGAGGGCTTGACCAATATAATCAAGTTGTAATATACATTAATAGAGGAAGCTCGACTCACTGGCGTTCGCTGAGTAAGTTCGAGTATCCAAATATAAAATTTGGACTCTCACTTATGTGCAATTTTGAAAGAACAAAACTTTCATAAGGAATAATTACAGTAATAGTTTCATGTAAATGTAGTATAAGCGTAAACTAAGAGTCTTTTTTCAAAGGAAACTCGACTCACATTCGTTCGCTGAGTGCTAATTTACACGAAATCGAAGATTTCTGTAAATTATGCATCTCGTGATGATGGCATAGAGGTAACACTCCTTCCCATTCCGAACAGGAAAGTTAAGGTCTATAGCGCCGATGGTACTGCATGGGAGACTGTGTGGCAGAGTAGGACGTTGCGAGGTAATAAAAAATATGCTCAGATGATAAGTTATCATCTGAGCATATTTTTTATTATAAAGTTTTTTGATTTAAAATAATAATTAAAGAATCATTTAATATAAAAATTCAGCTTTAAGGATTTGTAATAACTACTATACAACGTGTAACTAATTTTTTGGACACGACTATACTGGTATTAATAGAGATAAGCATATATATTGAAATTTATTTCTATGCACAATTTTTTATAGTTAGATTTCATTATTTGGACTGTTTAAGAATTTGCTAACTATCATTAAATTGTGATTGTGATAAATTACTTTAGAAGGTGAGATTATGATTAAATTAGTACTAGTAAGGCATGGAGAAAGTCTTTGGAATTTAGAAAATAGATTTACTGGATGGACAGATGTGGATTTGTCAGAGAATGGATTAAAGGAAGCAAGTAGAGCAGGAAAAATACTTAAGAAAAATGGTTTTGTATTTGAAGTAGCTTATACATCAGTTCTAAAAAGAGCGATAAGAACATTATGGATAATATTATATGAGATGGATTTGGCATGGATTCCTGTTTTTAAATCATGGAGATTAAACGAGAGGCATTATGGAGCCTTACAAGGATTAAATAAAGCAGAAACTGCTAAAAAATATGGAGAAGAGCAAGTTCATAAATGGAGAAGATTTGTAAATGTAAAACCTCCAGAATTGACTAAAGAGGATACCAGATACCCTAGAAATGAATATAAGTACAAGGATTTAAATGAAGAACAGATACCCTTAACAGAAAATCTTGCTGATACTGAAAGACGTGTGTTAGAGGAATGGAGAGGAAATATAGCTCAAGATTTGAAAGCAGGTAAAAGAGTGATAATATCTGCTCATGGAAATACATTAAGAGCTTTAGTTAAATATTTAGATGGTATTCCAGCTGATAATATAGCTGATTTGAATATTCCAACAGGAATACCTTTAGTATATGAATTGGATGAGAAGTTAAAGCCAATTACTCATTATTACCTATCAGATAAGGAATAAGCGATAGGATAAATTGGTGTAAAAATCTGAATTCAAGAAAGAATTACAATAGCTATAATAAAGAAATATAATTTATTGCGAAGACAGTAAATCTTCTAAAATTTTAAATTATGATTGTTAATGAGTGAAATACTGAATCACATGTTTAAATTATATATAGATTTACTGTTTTTGTGATTTTATTCAAATTAAATATAAAATTTTGTACTTTTTGTTTATATATTTCTATTAATATAAAGCGTATAATTACATAGTTGTGGAGTACAGAATTCAAATAGGATATTTTTGTGGTATCGTACTAAATGTTTGACTAATATAAATTAATTTTTACTAATATCTTTAAGGGGGAGACATTAAATGATGATAACTAGAAATTTAACAAAAGGAAATCCGGCAAAATTGATATTGCTGTTTACTATTCCTTTATTAATAGGAAATATATTTCAACAATTTTACAACATAGCAGATACATTTATTGTTGGTCGTACAATAGGCGTAAATGCTTTAGCAGCAGTAGGATGTACAGGAAGTATAATGTTTTTAATTTTAGGGTTTGCTCAAGGTTTAACATCTGGACTTTCAATCATTACTGCACAAAAATTTGGTGCAGATGATAAGGAAGGAGTTAAGAAAAGTTACTTCACAGGCATAGTTATTAGCATGATAATAACTATAATTCTTACAACTATAAGCACGATTCTAGCTAGACCTATATTAGAACTAATGAATACACCTGTAGAAATTGTTGATGATGCATATAATTTTGTAGTAGTAATATTTATTGGAATAATAGCGTCAATGTTTTTTAATTTTTTTTCTAATATTATTAGAGCTTTGGGAGATAGCAAAACTCCATTAATATACCTAGTGGTAGCGTGTATTTTAAATATAATTTTAGAATTTGCATTTATATTAATATTCAAGATGGGAGTAACTGGGGCAGCTTGTGCAACTGTTATAGCCCAGGGAGTATCGGCATTATTGTGTATGTGGTACATAAAGAGAAATTTGCCCATACTTAAGTTAAGGAAGAGTGACTTAAAGTTATCCAAAGAAACTTTTTTAGAACACATTAAAATTTCTCTACCAATGGGATTTCAGGCATCTATAATAGCAATTGGAGCTATCATATTACAATTTGCATTAAATAGCCTTGGGGCTACTTCTGTAGCTGCATATACTGCTGCTCAGAAAATAGATACTCTCGCAACTCAACCTATGATGTCATTTGGTATAACAATGGCTACATACACAGCTCAAAATTTTGGTGCGGAAAAAATTGATAGAATTAAAGAAGGCGTAAAGAAATGTGTTTTCATATCAGTAGCATTTAGTATTATAGTGGGCCTTATAAATACTTTTGCAGGTTATTTTCTTACAGGAATCTTTGTTGGATATGATCAAAAAGAAGTTATTAGGTTGTCGCAAATATATTTAACTTCAAACGGATTAAATTATTTTTTACTTTCACTACTGTTTATATATAGATATACGCTTCAAGGATTAGGACAAAGTTTTATTCCAACAGTAGCAGGAATTATGGAATTATTAATGAGGACGTTCGCTGCAATTATATTATCACGACCGTTAGGTTTTTTAGGCGTATGTATAGCTAATCCATTAGCATGGCTTGGAGCATGTATTCCACTTATAAGTGCATACTATATTAGCATTAGAAGAATAGATATAGAATATTCAAAAAAGAAAAGCTGTTTGTATGAATCAAATATAGATGCATGCAATTATATAAGTAAGTAAAAGTTAGTTTATATAGTAACTTTGTATTGTCGTAAGATTTATGTAATAAGGAATGAAATAGGATTATTTAACACCAATAATCTTAGTTCATTCCTTATTTCATTTTCTTGAATATTTTAATTATGTTTAAATCTATACCTCTAATAGAGTGACTTGCAATTAAATATTGAATTTATATTTATTTCTTAGCTTCTAAGATAAATCATATATTTTGAACAAATAACTTATCCTAGAGGTATATAAAATGTTTTAATATTTAATGAAGTTATGACGTGTTTGTTTAGAAAATCAGTGAAGATGAGCAGAAGTTTGATAGATATAATAACAGAAGAATTTTTAGTTTTGATAAAACTAAGTTTAGTATAGAAGATTAAAAGGAAAGTGAAACTAGATAAATTAATATTGGTGAAAAATTTCCACAGATATTTGAATGTAAAATACTGAATATATAAAATTTATAATATATATACTTAAGAATATAAAATAGGTTTTATATAAATGCTATAATTAGAAGATCGGGAGTGAGATTATGGACGGAAAATCAGTGATAAAGTGGCATAAAGATATAAATGGAAAAAGAGTAGTAGATGCTTTGATAAAAAATGATTTTGATGCGATATATTTGGCAACTAAAGATGAGGTAATAGAATTTATTATGAAATATGTGAAAGCAGGTACTAAGGTCGGTTTTGGTGGTTCAGTGACAATATCTGATATGAAAATTCAGGATAAAGTTAAGGCTGCTGGAGGGAGAGTTTTTGATCATGGAGAAGTATCAAGTGTAGAAGAGGCTATGTCTATTGCAAGAGAGGAGATATTTAGTGATCTATATTTATGTAGTAGTAATGCTATAACTTTAGATGGGACTCTTATTAATGTAGATGGAATGGGAAACAGGATATCAGCTATGACTTTTGGACCTAGAAAAGTCATAATTGTAGCAAGTGTTGATAAGATATGTAAAGATGAAGCAGCAGCTTTTGAGCGATTGGAGAATATAGCATCACCTATGAATAATAAGAGACTTGAGAAGCCGAATCCTTGTTCAAAAACTGGCATATGCATGAATTGTAAATCGCAAACTAGGATATGCAGAGTATATTCAATTATGAGAAGAAAGCCTATGACCACAGATATAACCGTAATAATTATGGGAGAAAGTGGAGGCTTTTAGTTACAATGAATTAAAAATACTTAATATATTTTGATAATTATATTAAGATGAACATACATTTTTATAAAGTGGATATAAATTAAAAATTTAATAAAGTATTTATTGTAATAAAATGAAAAATAATATATAAATATATATGAAAATAAAAATGCTAGAATTAATAATTAACATTTTTAGCATTTGTTATTAAAATAAAGATAAAAAGTGAGGAACAAAATGGAAGATAATCAAAATATACAAG from the Clostridium beijerinckii genome contains:
- a CDS encoding MATE family efflux transporter; the encoded protein is MMITRNLTKGNPAKLILLFTIPLLIGNIFQQFYNIADTFIVGRTIGVNALAAVGCTGSIMFLILGFAQGLTSGLSIITAQKFGADDKEGVKKSYFTGIVISMIITIILTTISTILARPILELMNTPVEIVDDAYNFVVVIFIGIIASMFFNFFSNIIRALGDSKTPLIYLVVACILNIILEFAFILIFKMGVTGAACATVIAQGVSALLCMWYIKRNLPILKLRKSDLKLSKETFLEHIKISLPMGFQASIIAIGAIILQFALNSLGATSVAAYTAAQKIDTLATQPMMSFGITMATYTAQNFGAEKIDRIKEGVKKCVFISVAFSIIVGLINTFAGYFLTGIFVGYDQKEVIRLSQIYLTSNGLNYFLLSLLFIYRYTLQGLGQSFIPTVAGIMELLMRTFAAIILSRPLGFLGVCIANPLAWLGACIPLISAYYISIRRIDIEYSKKKSCLYESNIDACNYISK
- the gpmA gene encoding 2,3-diphosphoglycerate-dependent phosphoglycerate mutase — encoded protein: MIKLVLVRHGESLWNLENRFTGWTDVDLSENGLKEASRAGKILKKNGFVFEVAYTSVLKRAIRTLWIILYEMDLAWIPVFKSWRLNERHYGALQGLNKAETAKKYGEEQVHKWRRFVNVKPPELTKEDTRYPRNEYKYKDLNEEQIPLTENLADTERRVLEEWRGNIAQDLKAGKRVIISAHGNTLRALVKYLDGIPADNIADLNIPTGIPLVYELDEKLKPITHYYLSDKE
- a CDS encoding lactate utilization protein; its protein translation is MDGKSVIKWHKDINGKRVVDALIKNDFDAIYLATKDEVIEFIMKYVKAGTKVGFGGSVTISDMKIQDKVKAAGGRVFDHGEVSSVEEAMSIAREEIFSDLYLCSSNAITLDGTLINVDGMGNRISAMTFGPRKVIIVASVDKICKDEAAAFERLENIASPMNNKRLEKPNPCSKTGICMNCKSQTRICRVYSIMRRKPMTTDITVIIMGESGGF